In Musa acuminata AAA Group cultivar baxijiao chromosome BXJ2-3, Cavendish_Baxijiao_AAA, whole genome shotgun sequence, the following proteins share a genomic window:
- the LOC135608082 gene encoding bZIP transcription factor ABI5 homolog isoform X1 — protein MGGGTQLANKAAFAAMVEEPSVCFGPRMGPHGLMLRSLCSIYHCSSEISISSAAEPARSRARHCRPTESRSFACFVAQKYKALNILCQNRHFPRLFLLHSEAGAPSCRFATGWSTRADVASPSESRKMTSEDAEMTSGHRDPDRGHRQLIRPEERDQTADPADRELDLGFHLMAQTSIYSLTCDEIQNAVCEPGKTFGSMDDFLTSICNVEDIQAAAANANNDSSNSQPQANNLADSTAGGQVVEAAAALHRQGSLTLPAPLSRKTVDEVWAEIHRNAARRSHRVEQVNPDGVGVENACRQPTFGEMTLEDFLVTAGVVREGHGGQGAPPPHPQPMAQPPSAAQQYEMTGFGHMVGMAGYVDEQVLGAAAAAVVGSPASPLSSDGMGRGQVDNSVPGYGADVPRSISGVGRKRPGDGETVDKVVERRQRRMIKNRESAARSRARKQAYTVELEAELNVLKEENARLREEQRTAMALRAQLVSRWNAAVLSMLPTNLLSICLQLLESMTEQSRINVQKAVRKLRPCNSCTW, from the exons ATGGGTGGTGGAACCCAACTGGCGAACAAGGCAGCTTTTGCTGCCATGGTAGAAGAACCATCTGTTTGTTTTGGGCCACGGATGGGCCCACATGGGCTCATGCTGCGCTCTCTCTGTAGTATATATCATTGTAGTTCTGAGATATCAATATCGAGCGCGGCCGAGCCGGCCCGGAGTCGCGCCCGCCACTGTCGACCGACGGAAAGCCGCTCTTTTGCTTGCTTCGTGGCTCAGAAATACAAAGCGCTCAATATTCTCTGCCAAAATCGTCATTTTCCTCGTTTATTTTTACTCCACAGTGAAGCCGGAGCTCCAAGTTGCCGGTTTGCAACAGGGTGGAGCACGCGCGCCGACGTGGCGTCTCCATCGGAGAGCAGGAAGATGACGTCGGAGGACGCGGAGATGACGTCCGGGCATCGAGATCCGGACCGGGGCCATCGCCAGCTTATCCGGCCGGAAGAGAGGGATCAAACGGCTGACCCGGCAGACCGGGAGCTCGACCTCGGGTTCCACTTGATGGCGCAGACCTCTATCTATTCCCTCACCTGCGACGAGATCCAGAACGCGGTGTGCGAGCCCGGCAAGACCTTCGGGTCCATGGATGACTTCCTCACCAGCATCTGCAACGTCGAGGATATCCAAGCTGCCGCGGCCAACGCCAACAACGACAGCAGCAACAGCCAACCGCAGGCCAACAACCTAGCCGACAGCACCGCAGGGGGTCAAGtagtggaggcggcggcggcgctcCATCGGCAGGGGTCGCTCACTCTCCCGGCGCCGCTCTCCAGGAAGACGGTGGACGAGGTGTGGGCGGAGATCCACCGGAACGCGGCTCGCCGGTCCCACCGCGTAGAGCAGGTCAACCCGGACGGCGTCGGCGTCGAGAACGCCTGTCGTCAGCCGACCTTCGGGGAGATGACGCTCGAGGACTTCCTCGTAACGGCCGGGGTGGTCCGGGAAGGACACGGCGGGCAAGGAGCGCCACCGCCCCACCCGCAGCCGATGGCGCAGCCCCCCTCCGCGGCGCAGCAGTATGAGATGACCGGTTTCGGCCACATGGTGGGCATGGCAGGGTACGTCGACGAGCAAGTCTTGGGGGCGGCGGCGGCCGCGGTGGTAGGGTCACCCGCGAGCCCGTTGTCGTCGGATGGAATGGGGAGAGGACAGGTGGACAACTCGGTGCCAGGGTACGGAGCCGACGTGCCGAGAAGCATAAGCGGCGTCGGAAGGAAGCGACCGGGGGACGGGGAAACGGTGGACAAGGTGGTGGAGCGGCGGCAGAGGAGGATGATCAAGAACAGGGAGTCCGCCGCCAGGTCTCGCGCCAGAAAGCAG GCATACACAGTGGAGCTGGAGGCGGAGCTGAACGTGCTGAAAGAGGAGAATGCCCGGCTGAGAGAAGAGCAG AGAACGGCAATGGCGTTAAGGGCGCAACTGGTGAGCCGCTGGAACGCAGCTGTGCTGTCCATGCTTCCTACTAATTTGCTCTCCATTTGTCTGCAGCTGCTGGAGTCTATGACAGAGCAGTCGcgtataaatgtgcagaaggcagtgagGAAGCTGCGTCCCTGCAACAGCTGCACATGGTGA
- the LOC103979080 gene encoding zinc finger A20 and AN1 domain-containing stress-associated protein 5-like isoform X1, giving the protein MNRKAKPASKKASYCFHSGAGGFIPLQFPSFSPPFIERKRKGARERGRSDLSRIRAFCLFGLIDRKGERRGRTMAEEQRCQDGHRLCANNCGFFGSPATLNLCSKCYRDLRLKEEQAASAMIAVERSLSPPPPSAAASSAVAAPPSSSCGPIAVTVPPEGPSGNAAASVAAPGAEAPPARRPNRCASCRKRVGLTGFPCRCGATYCGEHRYPERHACSFDYKAAGREAIALANPIVKADKLRKI; this is encoded by the exons ATGAACCGTAAGGCCAAGCCAGCGTCAAAAAAGGCGTCATATTGTTTCCATAGTGGTGCTGGTGGGTTTATACCGCTTCAATTTccgtctttttctcctccttttattGAGAGGAAGAGAAAAGGAGCGAGGGAGAGAGGGCGATCGGATCTGTCGAG AATTCGTGCCTTTTGTTTGTTTGGATTGATCGATCGgaagggagaaagaagaggcaggACGATGGCGGAGGAACAGCGATGCCAAGATGGCCACCGGCTGTGCGCCAACAACTGCGGCTTCTTCGGAAGCCCCGCCACCCTCAACCTCTGCTCCAAGTGTTACCGCGACCTCCGCCTCAAGGAGGAACAGGCCGCCTCCGCCATGATCGCGGTCGAGAGATCCCTCTCCCCGCCGCCGCCGTCTGCCGCCGCCTCCTCGGCCGTCGCCGCTCCCCCGTCCTCCTCCTGTGGCCCGATCGCCGTAACTGTCCCTCCGGAGGGGCCTTCAGGGAACGCCGCGGCATCGGTGGCGGCGCCCGGTGCAGAGGCGCCGCCGGCGCGACGGCCGAACCGGTGCGCGTCGTGCCGGAAGAGGGTGGGGCTGACGGGGTTCCCGTGCCGATGCGGGGCGACCTACTGCGGGGAGCACCGGTACCCGGAGCGGCACGCGTGTTCCTTCGATTACAAGGCGGCGGGCCGGGAGGCCATCGCGCTCGCCAACCCCATCGTCAAGGCCGACAAGCTGCGCAAGATCTAA
- the LOC103979080 gene encoding zinc finger A20 and AN1 domain-containing stress-associated protein 5-like isoform X2: protein MAEEQRCQDGHRLCANNCGFFGSPATLNLCSKCYRDLRLKEEQAASAMIAVERSLSPPPPSAAASSAVAAPPSSSCGPIAVTVPPEGPSGNAAASVAAPGAEAPPARRPNRCASCRKRVGLTGFPCRCGATYCGEHRYPERHACSFDYKAAGREAIALANPIVKADKLRKI, encoded by the coding sequence ATGGCGGAGGAACAGCGATGCCAAGATGGCCACCGGCTGTGCGCCAACAACTGCGGCTTCTTCGGAAGCCCCGCCACCCTCAACCTCTGCTCCAAGTGTTACCGCGACCTCCGCCTCAAGGAGGAACAGGCCGCCTCCGCCATGATCGCGGTCGAGAGATCCCTCTCCCCGCCGCCGCCGTCTGCCGCCGCCTCCTCGGCCGTCGCCGCTCCCCCGTCCTCCTCCTGTGGCCCGATCGCCGTAACTGTCCCTCCGGAGGGGCCTTCAGGGAACGCCGCGGCATCGGTGGCGGCGCCCGGTGCAGAGGCGCCGCCGGCGCGACGGCCGAACCGGTGCGCGTCGTGCCGGAAGAGGGTGGGGCTGACGGGGTTCCCGTGCCGATGCGGGGCGACCTACTGCGGGGAGCACCGGTACCCGGAGCGGCACGCGTGTTCCTTCGATTACAAGGCGGCGGGCCGGGAGGCCATCGCGCTCGCCAACCCCATCGTCAAGGCCGACAAGCTGCGCAAGATCTAA
- the LOC135608082 gene encoding bZIP transcription factor ABI5 homolog isoform X2 has protein sequence MGGGTQLANKAAFAAMVEEPSVCFGPRMGPHGLMLRSLCSIYHCSSEISISSAAEPARSRARHCRPTESRSFACFVAQKYKALNILCQNRHFPRLFLLHSEAGAPSCRFATGWSTRADVASPSESRKMTSEDAEMTSGHRDPDRGHRQLIRPEERDQTADPADRELDLGFHLMAQTSIYSLTCDEIQNAVCEPGKTFGSMDDFLTSICNVEDIQAAAANANNDSSNSQPQANNLADSTAGGQVVEAAAALHRQGSLTLPAPLSRKTVDEVWAEIHRNAARRSHRVEQVNPDGVGVENACRQPTFGEMTLEDFLVTAGVVREGHGGQGAPPPHPQPMAQPPSAAQQYEMTGFGHMVGMAGYVDEQVLGAAAAAVVGSPASPLSSDGMGRGQVDNSVPGYGADVPRSISGVGRKRPGDGETVDKVVERRQRRMIKNRESAARSRARKQAYTVELEAELNVLKEENARLREEQRTAMALRAQLLLESMTEQSRINVQKAVRKLRPCNSCTW, from the exons ATGGGTGGTGGAACCCAACTGGCGAACAAGGCAGCTTTTGCTGCCATGGTAGAAGAACCATCTGTTTGTTTTGGGCCACGGATGGGCCCACATGGGCTCATGCTGCGCTCTCTCTGTAGTATATATCATTGTAGTTCTGAGATATCAATATCGAGCGCGGCCGAGCCGGCCCGGAGTCGCGCCCGCCACTGTCGACCGACGGAAAGCCGCTCTTTTGCTTGCTTCGTGGCTCAGAAATACAAAGCGCTCAATATTCTCTGCCAAAATCGTCATTTTCCTCGTTTATTTTTACTCCACAGTGAAGCCGGAGCTCCAAGTTGCCGGTTTGCAACAGGGTGGAGCACGCGCGCCGACGTGGCGTCTCCATCGGAGAGCAGGAAGATGACGTCGGAGGACGCGGAGATGACGTCCGGGCATCGAGATCCGGACCGGGGCCATCGCCAGCTTATCCGGCCGGAAGAGAGGGATCAAACGGCTGACCCGGCAGACCGGGAGCTCGACCTCGGGTTCCACTTGATGGCGCAGACCTCTATCTATTCCCTCACCTGCGACGAGATCCAGAACGCGGTGTGCGAGCCCGGCAAGACCTTCGGGTCCATGGATGACTTCCTCACCAGCATCTGCAACGTCGAGGATATCCAAGCTGCCGCGGCCAACGCCAACAACGACAGCAGCAACAGCCAACCGCAGGCCAACAACCTAGCCGACAGCACCGCAGGGGGTCAAGtagtggaggcggcggcggcgctcCATCGGCAGGGGTCGCTCACTCTCCCGGCGCCGCTCTCCAGGAAGACGGTGGACGAGGTGTGGGCGGAGATCCACCGGAACGCGGCTCGCCGGTCCCACCGCGTAGAGCAGGTCAACCCGGACGGCGTCGGCGTCGAGAACGCCTGTCGTCAGCCGACCTTCGGGGAGATGACGCTCGAGGACTTCCTCGTAACGGCCGGGGTGGTCCGGGAAGGACACGGCGGGCAAGGAGCGCCACCGCCCCACCCGCAGCCGATGGCGCAGCCCCCCTCCGCGGCGCAGCAGTATGAGATGACCGGTTTCGGCCACATGGTGGGCATGGCAGGGTACGTCGACGAGCAAGTCTTGGGGGCGGCGGCGGCCGCGGTGGTAGGGTCACCCGCGAGCCCGTTGTCGTCGGATGGAATGGGGAGAGGACAGGTGGACAACTCGGTGCCAGGGTACGGAGCCGACGTGCCGAGAAGCATAAGCGGCGTCGGAAGGAAGCGACCGGGGGACGGGGAAACGGTGGACAAGGTGGTGGAGCGGCGGCAGAGGAGGATGATCAAGAACAGGGAGTCCGCCGCCAGGTCTCGCGCCAGAAAGCAG GCATACACAGTGGAGCTGGAGGCGGAGCTGAACGTGCTGAAAGAGGAGAATGCCCGGCTGAGAGAAGAGCAG AGAACGGCAATGGCGTTAAGGGCGCAACTG CTGCTGGAGTCTATGACAGAGCAGTCGcgtataaatgtgcagaaggcagtgagGAAGCTGCGTCCCTGCAACAGCTGCACATGGTGA
- the LOC103979081 gene encoding CEN-like protein 2, with amino-acid sequence MQMTALCSSKAFVFFTGRCFLFLSLCSPLIFARNHIGVYTEGTCSLCPTQTSPPLPSTAMARVSSDPLVVGMVIGEVIDSFSPSVKMTVTYNSNKLVCNGHEFFPSAVVSKPRVEVQGGDMRSFFTLVMTDPDVPGPSDPYLREHVHWIVSDIPGTTDASFGKEMVSYESPRPNIGIHRFVFVLFQQKRRQSVTLPASRDHFSTRRFAQENDLGLPVAAVYFNAQRETAARRR; translated from the exons ATGCAGATGACTGCCTTGTGCTCTTCCAAAGCTTTTGTATTCTTTACAGGAAGatgctttcttttcctttctctttgttCTCCTCTCATCTTTGCCAGGAATCACATTGGTGTATATACAGAGGGCACCTGCTCTCTTTGTCCAACGCAAACCAGTCCTCCTCTTCCGAGCACAGCAATGGCGAGGGTGTCGTCGGATCCTCTGGTCGTGGGGATGGTGATCGGAGAAGTCATCGACTCGTTCAGCCCGAGCGTGAAGATGACGGTGACCTACAACTCCAACAAGCTGGTCTGCAACGGCCATGAGTTCTTCCCCTCGGCCGTGGTGTCCAAGCCCAGGGTGGAGGTCCAAGGTGGTGATATGAGGTCCTTCTTCACGCTG GTGATGACAGACCCAGATGTGCCAGGCCCTAGCGATCCGTACCTTAGGGAGCATGTCCACTG GATCGTGAGTGACATCCCTGGCACGACTGATGCATCTTTCG GGAAGGAGATGGTGAGCTACGAGAGCCCCAGGCCCAACATCGGCATCCACCGCTTCGTGTTCGTGCTCTTCCAGCAGAAGAGGAGGCAGTCGGTGACGCTGCCGGCCTCGAGAGACCACTTCAGCACCCGCCGGTTCGCGCAGGAGAACGACCTCGGCCTCCCCGTCGCCGCCGTCTACTTCAACGCCCAGAGGGAGACCGCCGCGCGCAGGCGCTGA
- the LOC135585041 gene encoding transcription factor TGAL5-like isoform X1, translated as MVQEGEETWIADHRVGETGLSDPRLSTHGIHGTTPAATKFFDQEEASYFGGLEEALMDGVDGIRETEDTFLTARPPTLQIFPSWPMRFQQSPRPGSLWSARSSASSSAQNTASHPESDNPASRMASSDLCADHKQQQEVMMRKMTGSTARKDGKVLDPKRLRRLAQNREAARKSRLRKKAYVQQLETSRIRLQQLEQDLHSARLQGVFLGVAGCANGSTSSSAAMFDMEYARWLDENCKHMSGLQGAIQAHLPDGDLGVIVDQCAAHYDELFRLKAIVVKSDVLHLLNGAWRTPAERCFLWMGGFRPSELLKMVVAQLDPLTEQQFMGICNLQQSSQQAEEALSQGLEQLHHSLADAIAGGFLSNGVADGSYMVIALGKLDNLEGLVRQADKLRQQSLHQLRSLFTTIQAAKCFLAIGEYYARLRALSSLWASRPRESLIRNDGVVSTSTDLQIVHQPLQNHFPYLPL; from the exons ATGGTGCAAGAGGGAGAAGAAACTTGGATTGCTGATCACAGAGTTGGAGAAACTGGCCTTTCTGATCCTCGACTTTCAACTCACGGAATTCATGGCACCACTCCAGCTGCAACTAAGTTCTT TGATCAGGAAGAAGCTTCTTATTTTGGGGGTCTGGAGGAGGCTCTTATGGATGGAGTAGATGGCATAAGAGAAACTGAAGACA CTTTTCTCACAGCCAGACCCCCAACACTTCAGATCTTCCCATCATGGCCAATGAGATTCCAGCAATCTCCCAGA CCGGGGAGTTTGTGGTCAGCAAGGAGCAGTGCTTCAAGCTCAGCTCAAAACACTGCATCTCATCCAGAATCAGACAATCCAGCAAGCAGAATGGCCTCTTCAGACCTGTGTGCTGACCACAAGCAGCAACAAGAGGTGATGATG AGAAAGATGACTGGTTCAACTGCAAGGAAAGACGGAAAGGTACTTGATCCTaag AGATTAAGGCGATTAGCTCAGAATCGTGAGGCAGCAAGGAAGAGCCGCCTGAGGAAAAAG GCTTACGTGCAACAATTAGAGACCAGCAGAATTAGGCTGCAGCAGCTCGAGCAAGATCTACATAGTGCAAGATTACAG GGTGTGTTCTTAGGAGTCGCAGGCTGTGCAAATGGATCTACGAGTTCCA GCGCTGCGATGTTCGACATGGAGTATGCTCGATGGTTGGATGAGAACTGCAAACACATGTCGGGGCTTCAAGGTGCGATACAAGCTCACCTTCCTGATGGCGACCTCGGTGTCATTGTAGACCAGTGCGCCGCGCACTACGACGAGCTCTTCCGGCTGAAAGCCATCGTCGTCAAGTCCGACGTGCTCCACCTCTTGAACGGGGCATGGAGGACTCCGGCGGAGCGCTGCTTCCTGTGGATGGGCGGATTCAGGCCCTCCGAGCTTCTCAAG ATGGTGGTGGCTCAGCTGGATCCGCTGACGGAGCAGCAGTTCATGGGGATCTGCAACCTCCAGCAATCGTCACAGCAGGCGGAGGAGGCGCTCTCGCAGGGCCTCGAGCAGCTCCACCATTCATTGGCTGACGCCATTGCCGGTGGCTTCCTCAGCAATGGCGTGGCCGATGGAAGCTACATGGTGATCGCATTAGGGAAGCTCGACAACCTCGAAGGACTAGTCCGCCAG GCTGATAAGTTGAGACAACAGAGCTTACACCAATTGCGCAGCCTCTTCACCACCATACAAGCAGCAAAATGTTTCCTAGCAATCGGAGAGTACTACGCTCGCCTGCGTGCTCTCAGCTCGCTATGGGCGTCTCGGCCACGAGA GAGCTTGATCAGAAACGATGGTGTTGTCTCTACATCAACAGACCTGCAAATCGTTCATCAACCACTGCAAAATCATTTTCCATATTTGCCTCTTTGA
- the LOC135585041 gene encoding transcription factor TGAL5-like isoform X2, translated as MDGVDGIRETEDTFLTARPPTLQIFPSWPMRFQQSPRPGSLWSARSSASSSAQNTASHPESDNPASRMASSDLCADHKQQQEVMMRKMTGSTARKDGKVLDPKRLRRLAQNREAARKSRLRKKAYVQQLETSRIRLQQLEQDLHSARLQGVFLGVAGCANGSTSSSAAMFDMEYARWLDENCKHMSGLQGAIQAHLPDGDLGVIVDQCAAHYDELFRLKAIVVKSDVLHLLNGAWRTPAERCFLWMGGFRPSELLKMVVAQLDPLTEQQFMGICNLQQSSQQAEEALSQGLEQLHHSLADAIAGGFLSNGVADGSYMVIALGKLDNLEGLVRQADKLRQQSLHQLRSLFTTIQAAKCFLAIGEYYARLRALSSLWASRPRESLIRNDGVVSTSTDLQIVHQPLQNHFPYLPL; from the exons ATGGATGGAGTAGATGGCATAAGAGAAACTGAAGACA CTTTTCTCACAGCCAGACCCCCAACACTTCAGATCTTCCCATCATGGCCAATGAGATTCCAGCAATCTCCCAGA CCGGGGAGTTTGTGGTCAGCAAGGAGCAGTGCTTCAAGCTCAGCTCAAAACACTGCATCTCATCCAGAATCAGACAATCCAGCAAGCAGAATGGCCTCTTCAGACCTGTGTGCTGACCACAAGCAGCAACAAGAGGTGATGATG AGAAAGATGACTGGTTCAACTGCAAGGAAAGACGGAAAGGTACTTGATCCTaag AGATTAAGGCGATTAGCTCAGAATCGTGAGGCAGCAAGGAAGAGCCGCCTGAGGAAAAAG GCTTACGTGCAACAATTAGAGACCAGCAGAATTAGGCTGCAGCAGCTCGAGCAAGATCTACATAGTGCAAGATTACAG GGTGTGTTCTTAGGAGTCGCAGGCTGTGCAAATGGATCTACGAGTTCCA GCGCTGCGATGTTCGACATGGAGTATGCTCGATGGTTGGATGAGAACTGCAAACACATGTCGGGGCTTCAAGGTGCGATACAAGCTCACCTTCCTGATGGCGACCTCGGTGTCATTGTAGACCAGTGCGCCGCGCACTACGACGAGCTCTTCCGGCTGAAAGCCATCGTCGTCAAGTCCGACGTGCTCCACCTCTTGAACGGGGCATGGAGGACTCCGGCGGAGCGCTGCTTCCTGTGGATGGGCGGATTCAGGCCCTCCGAGCTTCTCAAG ATGGTGGTGGCTCAGCTGGATCCGCTGACGGAGCAGCAGTTCATGGGGATCTGCAACCTCCAGCAATCGTCACAGCAGGCGGAGGAGGCGCTCTCGCAGGGCCTCGAGCAGCTCCACCATTCATTGGCTGACGCCATTGCCGGTGGCTTCCTCAGCAATGGCGTGGCCGATGGAAGCTACATGGTGATCGCATTAGGGAAGCTCGACAACCTCGAAGGACTAGTCCGCCAG GCTGATAAGTTGAGACAACAGAGCTTACACCAATTGCGCAGCCTCTTCACCACCATACAAGCAGCAAAATGTTTCCTAGCAATCGGAGAGTACTACGCTCGCCTGCGTGCTCTCAGCTCGCTATGGGCGTCTCGGCCACGAGA GAGCTTGATCAGAAACGATGGTGTTGTCTCTACATCAACAGACCTGCAAATCGTTCATCAACCACTGCAAAATCATTTTCCATATTTGCCTCTTTGA
- the LOC135585041 gene encoding transcription factor TGAL5-like isoform X3, with the protein MANEIPAISQSKPGSLWSARSSASSSAQNTASHPESDNPASRMASSDLCADHKQQQEVMMRKMTGSTARKDGKVLDPKRLRRLAQNREAARKSRLRKKAYVQQLETSRIRLQQLEQDLHSARLQGVFLGVAGCANGSTSSSAAMFDMEYARWLDENCKHMSGLQGAIQAHLPDGDLGVIVDQCAAHYDELFRLKAIVVKSDVLHLLNGAWRTPAERCFLWMGGFRPSELLKMVVAQLDPLTEQQFMGICNLQQSSQQAEEALSQGLEQLHHSLADAIAGGFLSNGVADGSYMVIALGKLDNLEGLVRQADKLRQQSLHQLRSLFTTIQAAKCFLAIGEYYARLRALSSLWASRPRESLIRNDGVVSTSTDLQIVHQPLQNHFPYLPL; encoded by the exons ATGGCCAATGAGATTCCAGCAATCTCCCAGAGTAAG CCGGGGAGTTTGTGGTCAGCAAGGAGCAGTGCTTCAAGCTCAGCTCAAAACACTGCATCTCATCCAGAATCAGACAATCCAGCAAGCAGAATGGCCTCTTCAGACCTGTGTGCTGACCACAAGCAGCAACAAGAGGTGATGATG AGAAAGATGACTGGTTCAACTGCAAGGAAAGACGGAAAGGTACTTGATCCTaag AGATTAAGGCGATTAGCTCAGAATCGTGAGGCAGCAAGGAAGAGCCGCCTGAGGAAAAAG GCTTACGTGCAACAATTAGAGACCAGCAGAATTAGGCTGCAGCAGCTCGAGCAAGATCTACATAGTGCAAGATTACAG GGTGTGTTCTTAGGAGTCGCAGGCTGTGCAAATGGATCTACGAGTTCCA GCGCTGCGATGTTCGACATGGAGTATGCTCGATGGTTGGATGAGAACTGCAAACACATGTCGGGGCTTCAAGGTGCGATACAAGCTCACCTTCCTGATGGCGACCTCGGTGTCATTGTAGACCAGTGCGCCGCGCACTACGACGAGCTCTTCCGGCTGAAAGCCATCGTCGTCAAGTCCGACGTGCTCCACCTCTTGAACGGGGCATGGAGGACTCCGGCGGAGCGCTGCTTCCTGTGGATGGGCGGATTCAGGCCCTCCGAGCTTCTCAAG ATGGTGGTGGCTCAGCTGGATCCGCTGACGGAGCAGCAGTTCATGGGGATCTGCAACCTCCAGCAATCGTCACAGCAGGCGGAGGAGGCGCTCTCGCAGGGCCTCGAGCAGCTCCACCATTCATTGGCTGACGCCATTGCCGGTGGCTTCCTCAGCAATGGCGTGGCCGATGGAAGCTACATGGTGATCGCATTAGGGAAGCTCGACAACCTCGAAGGACTAGTCCGCCAG GCTGATAAGTTGAGACAACAGAGCTTACACCAATTGCGCAGCCTCTTCACCACCATACAAGCAGCAAAATGTTTCCTAGCAATCGGAGAGTACTACGCTCGCCTGCGTGCTCTCAGCTCGCTATGGGCGTCTCGGCCACGAGA GAGCTTGATCAGAAACGATGGTGTTGTCTCTACATCAACAGACCTGCAAATCGTTCATCAACCACTGCAAAATCATTTTCCATATTTGCCTCTTTGA